From the genome of Acaryochloris sp. CCMEE 5410, one region includes:
- a CDS encoding cytochrome P450 has translation MHSLLKRANKIPGDFGLPFIGEAAQLFGLQQLYYHNQYQKYGNIFKTKIMDMKFVVIADPKVNQIVLKDQSYKVSSKLGWKFLEPILGNGILLQDGYQHQSTRRLIYPALHGEALSNYVYTIQQATAQYLEEWVNDTPNILLERLRKLVLNISCKLFLGSNDVQEINELSQWFSDYTNGLRTVIRLNTPITRFGRACLARKRLEDYIYSQIEARRTSKNLKESKDVLGLLMASIDEEGNYLADVEIATQTIQLLFGGHETTARLLCWVLIELANHPDWKNKLRREQLENTSGNDLTISELNQLLKMKCVIKEVERLYPPTYFIPRGVIEDIEINGYIVPAGWFVMLSPLLTHRLHEIYHQPNTFNPARFLPPLEEDKKHPFALIGFGGGPHRCLGYGLAQVEMKIILSTILRNFEWSFSPATSINEPVLQPSKLDTILKIHLKRIS, from the coding sequence ATGCATAGCTTATTAAAAAGAGCAAATAAAATTCCAGGAGATTTTGGATTACCTTTTATTGGTGAAGCAGCTCAATTATTCGGATTGCAACAGCTTTACTACCATAATCAATATCAAAAGTATGGAAATATATTTAAAACAAAAATAATGGATATGAAGTTTGTTGTAATAGCAGACCCTAAAGTTAATCAGATTGTCTTAAAAGATCAATCGTACAAAGTGTCATCTAAACTGGGATGGAAATTCTTAGAGCCAATACTTGGTAATGGAATCTTATTGCAAGATGGTTATCAGCATCAGTCAACAAGGAGATTGATTTATCCAGCTCTGCATGGTGAGGCACTTTCAAATTATGTCTATACTATACAGCAGGCAACAGCTCAGTACTTAGAGGAATGGGTAAATGATACACCAAATATACTACTTGAAAGATTGAGAAAGCTAGTACTAAATATATCTTGTAAATTGTTTTTAGGAAGTAATGATGTTCAAGAAATCAATGAACTTTCACAATGGTTCTCAGACTACACCAATGGCCTAAGAACTGTTATTAGACTAAATACTCCTATTACTCGGTTTGGCAGGGCTTGTCTAGCTCGAAAAAGACTTGAGGATTATATCTATTCACAAATTGAGGCGCGACGTACAAGTAAAAATCTTAAGGAGAGTAAAGATGTCTTAGGCTTATTAATGGCAAGTATTGATGAAGAAGGTAATTATTTAGCTGACGTAGAAATTGCAACACAAACAATACAGCTCTTATTTGGTGGACATGAGACAACCGCAAGGTTGTTGTGCTGGGTTTTAATCGAATTAGCTAATCATCCAGACTGGAAAAATAAGCTACGACGCGAGCAACTTGAGAATACTAGTGGCAATGACTTGACCATATCAGAACTTAACCAGTTATTGAAGATGAAGTGTGTTATCAAAGAAGTAGAAAGGCTTTACCCTCCTACATACTTCATTCCGCGTGGTGTAATTGAAGATATTGAAATCAATGGATATATAGTTCCTGCTGGATGGTTTGTGATGCTGTCTCCTCTGTTAACGCATCGCCTTCATGAAATATACCATCAGCCAAATACATTTAATCCTGCTCGTTTTCTTCCTCCGCTAGAGGAAGATAAGAAACATCCTTTTGCACTAATCGGCTTTGGTGGTGGACCGCATAGATGCCTCGGCTATGGATTGGCTCAAGTAGAAATGAAGATTATTCTTTCAACAATATTACGTAATTTTGAATGGAGTTTCTCACCAGCAACATCTATCAATGAACCTGTACTACAGCCAAGCAAGTTAGATACAATCCTCAAAATACATCTAAAACGTATTTCTTGA
- a CDS encoding transposase, whose product MNIAQREQQIIRIQSQSSYASINEALESTLRLEANRVTQIAVESALDEEVQAYLSEIQGDRPRRSGYYQRILDTQYGRITQLSVPKLRKGNAGREWQI is encoded by the coding sequence ATGAACATTGCCCAACGCGAGCAGCAGATTATCCGCATCCAATCTCAAAGTTCCTATGCTTCTATTAACGAAGCCCTAGAATCAACCCTTCGTCTTGAAGCTAACCGAGTCACCCAGATCGCAGTAGAGTCAGCTCTAGACGAAGAAGTTCAAGCTTATCTATCAGAGATTCAAGGGGATCGACCTCGACGTTCAGGCTACTATCAACGGATCCTTGATACCCAGTACGGCAGGATTACTCAGCTGTCCGTTCCCAAACTACGGAAAGGGAATGCAGGCCGAGAGTGGCAGATTTAG
- the istB gene encoding IS21-like element helper ATPase IstB, whose protein sequence is MTTLKQLRLKHFLDEWQSIEHQATQENWSYAQFLLALSQGEASRREQNRISRALAEAQLPYGKSWTNFEFAHIPSLNPAAMMEFAQTTHWLESGSNILIFGPSGTGKTHVSSALGTSIVELGKRVKFVTATALVQQLQLAKLQLELQTLLSKLDRYDLLIIDDLGYIQKSDVETSVLFELIAHRYERKSLLITANQPFSQWDKIFPNSMMTVAAIDRLIHHATIFEMKAESFRKQEAAKHTAKSQKTDS, encoded by the coding sequence ATGACAACGCTCAAACAGCTGCGGTTGAAACATTTCCTCGACGAGTGGCAGAGCATCGAACATCAAGCGACTCAGGAGAATTGGTCCTACGCCCAGTTTCTGTTGGCTTTATCCCAAGGGGAAGCCAGCCGTCGAGAACAGAATCGGATTTCACGCGCTCTAGCCGAAGCGCAGCTGCCCTACGGCAAGTCCTGGACCAATTTTGAGTTTGCTCATATTCCCAGTCTCAATCCAGCAGCCATGATGGAGTTTGCCCAAACGACCCACTGGCTAGAGTCGGGCAGTAATATTTTGATTTTTGGGCCAAGTGGAACAGGGAAAACACACGTCAGTTCTGCATTAGGGACTTCTATCGTTGAGTTGGGGAAACGAGTGAAATTTGTCACTGCCACAGCACTGGTGCAGCAGTTGCAACTTGCCAAACTTCAACTGGAATTGCAGACCCTACTGTCCAAACTTGACCGCTATGATCTGCTCATCATTGATGATCTCGGCTATATTCAAAAGTCCGATGTTGAAACCTCGGTCCTATTCGAACTGATTGCTCATCGCTATGAGCGAAAGAGCCTCCTCATCACGGCTAATCAGCCCTTCAGTCAATGGGATAAGATCTTCCCTAACTCAATGATGACAGTGGCTGCCATTGATCGTTTAATTCATCACGCCACCATTTTCGAGATGAAGGCTGAGAGCTTTCGTAAACAAGAAGCAGCTAAACACACGGCCAAGTCTCAAAAGACTGACAGCTGA
- a CDS encoding site-specific integrase translates to MSVSLEQSIFYERLTQPGNEANDYLQDPRLQKDVWNIKQDLPTLAAEMYSRGCTNLYFQGLSLPWLKQLTKLAVLVKASTRSWGLGIIPGILGTAKKFCLWLVERGYIMPSALKLATLQEWAQQAQSSQKNRLQMLMSVLYKLGCIPFQIIWKKKSSHTHGQTISEGVKQQLDEAFEKFDAPIYLIFKLHEALATRSVELSRIPLNCLRQRGRTMRIRVPTGKQDNSLQEQDLPKELVSLVEQQQMFIREQFGDSFPWLFSNWHHKLQGSSPTWPPSLIYKEEQLKLPSIKLNKLLAQLIKHNNIRTQDGQLVHVTTHQFRRTYGTVAYRMGKRTDQIKHGLRHLNEDMQDAYVILTPQEQEKKIKVFVNQNGKQIVYQTDKNQELLRREWQLRQTELGLCLRPNIIQDCEFEHICLGCSYAHYTSEHLPKLRKLKESNQQLLTKALKAGHSNSRRAHSARQQVNILGRIITHIEQVEEGKISDPSPVPSMQKQ, encoded by the coding sequence ATGAGCGTATCGCTGGAACAGTCTATTTTCTACGAGCGACTGACCCAACCAGGGAACGAAGCAAACGACTATCTCCAAGATCCCAGATTGCAGAAAGATGTCTGGAATATTAAGCAAGATCTGCCTACTTTAGCTGCGGAAATGTATAGCAGGGGATGTACCAATCTATATTTTCAAGGACTATCTTTACCCTGGCTCAAACAGCTTACAAAGTTAGCGGTGCTGGTCAAGGCAAGTACAAGAAGCTGGGGATTAGGAATAATCCCCGGTATTCTGGGAACTGCTAAGAAGTTTTGCTTATGGTTAGTCGAGCGTGGCTACATAATGCCTTCTGCTTTAAAGCTGGCAACATTGCAGGAGTGGGCACAACAGGCGCAAAGTTCTCAGAAAAACCGACTCCAAATGCTGATGAGTGTTTTATACAAGCTTGGCTGTATACCATTTCAAATCATATGGAAGAAAAAGAGTAGCCACACACATGGACAGACTATCTCTGAGGGAGTTAAACAACAGCTTGATGAAGCATTTGAGAAATTTGACGCCCCTATTTATCTTATCTTCAAACTACATGAGGCTTTAGCCACTCGTAGTGTAGAACTCAGTAGAATCCCATTGAATTGCCTGAGGCAGCGTGGTAGGACAATGCGAATTCGAGTTCCCACAGGAAAACAGGATAATAGCTTGCAAGAACAGGATCTGCCTAAAGAATTAGTGTCTCTGGTAGAGCAACAACAAATGTTCATACGAGAACAATTTGGAGACAGCTTCCCCTGGCTTTTTTCAAACTGGCATCACAAATTACAGGGTTCCTCTCCTACCTGGCCTCCCTCACTCATTTATAAAGAAGAGCAACTTAAATTACCGAGCATAAAGCTCAACAAATTACTAGCACAGCTCATCAAACACAATAATATTCGAACCCAAGATGGTCAGCTCGTACACGTTACGACACACCAATTTCGCCGAACCTACGGAACCGTTGCATATCGCATGGGAAAGCGTACTGACCAAATTAAACATGGGCTACGTCACCTCAACGAAGATATGCAGGATGCCTACGTTATCCTGACTCCTCAGGAGCAAGAGAAGAAAATCAAGGTTTTCGTAAACCAGAACGGGAAACAAATCGTTTATCAGACGGATAAAAATCAGGAACTATTGAGGCGAGAATGGCAGCTCAGACAGACTGAGTTGGGGTTGTGCTTGCGTCCCAACATCATTCAAGACTGTGAGTTTGAGCATATTTGTCTTGGATGCAGCTACGCTCACTATACGTCTGAACATCTCCCAAAGTTACGAAAACTAAAAGAGAGCAATCAGCAGCTTTTAACTAAAGCTCTGAAGGCTGGGCATTCTAATAGCCGACGAGCCCATAGTGCTCGCCAGCAAGTCAATATTTTAGGCAGAATTATCACTCATATAGAGCAAGTAGAGGAGGGAAAAATAAGTGACCCATCTCCAGTGCCCTCGATGCAGAAACAGTAA
- a CDS encoding ISL3 family transposase has product MDFLQQFLPCQSTLHLESWDLDSTNRQMTFHVSSTQAFACCPVCNQLTQSVHSHYERTLRDLPCVDFCLTILLQVCKFFCSNKACKRRIFTERLPQVAVPWARKTVRFAEHLSSIGLALGGAAAARLSYQINYGSSRNTMLRAIAKLEPPPAPTPKILGVDDFAFRRGHHYGTILVDLEQHRTIALLPDREAKTLVAWLEEHPGVEILSRDRSKTYKSAMSEGAPNAIQVADRFHLLKNLQEVLEKVFHSNYPALKSVDAALLKSEVPEPHAPESIEKNEVPPDEQGPRSRTRRLHNYQQTHALKQQGYRVTDIAHHLGIAKRTAYQYLSHPVFPEHQPYTRKVPTVIEPYKDYLYQEWMAGRQNSQQLFEEVQEQGFKGSYGTVARYTRQLHQFSPRDPSKPKARPARESLNNLPGRGPKPAPAGGITQPKPLTPKSASWLVMRHMDELTAEEEETLTQLSGQPELSDAITLTQSFLLLVRKQLPQHLDNWLELAKNSTLKPFQKFAKGLIDDYAAVKAGLTLEVSNGPVEGLNNKLKMLKRQMYGRAGLDLLNKRLTLSS; this is encoded by the coding sequence GTGGACTTTCTCCAACAATTTCTCCCCTGTCAAAGCACTCTCCATCTGGAAAGTTGGGATCTTGATTCCACTAACCGTCAGATGACCTTCCACGTTTCTTCAACCCAAGCTTTTGCCTGTTGTCCAGTCTGTAATCAATTGACGCAAAGCGTTCACAGTCATTATGAGCGGACCTTGAGAGACCTCCCCTGTGTGGATTTCTGCCTGACTATTCTGCTTCAAGTCTGTAAGTTCTTCTGCTCCAATAAAGCTTGTAAGCGTCGGATCTTCACTGAGCGACTACCCCAGGTCGCTGTTCCTTGGGCCAGAAAGACCGTTCGCTTTGCTGAACACCTAAGCTCGATTGGTCTAGCCCTTGGCGGTGCAGCAGCAGCGAGGCTGAGCTATCAGATCAATTATGGGAGTAGTCGCAATACGATGTTACGCGCTATTGCCAAGCTTGAGCCTCCCCCAGCCCCAACCCCAAAGATTCTAGGGGTTGATGATTTTGCTTTCCGGCGTGGCCATCACTATGGAACGATCTTGGTGGACCTGGAGCAGCATCGGACTATTGCACTACTGCCAGATCGTGAAGCAAAAACCTTAGTCGCTTGGTTGGAAGAACACCCTGGTGTTGAGATCCTTTCCCGTGACCGCTCCAAGACCTACAAGTCAGCCATGAGTGAAGGTGCGCCCAATGCCATTCAGGTCGCAGATCGTTTCCACTTGCTGAAGAACTTACAAGAAGTATTGGAAAAGGTATTTCACTCTAACTATCCTGCGCTGAAAAGTGTTGATGCAGCCCTTTTGAAATCTGAAGTACCTGAACCACATGCACCAGAGAGTATCGAGAAAAACGAGGTTCCTCCCGATGAGCAAGGTCCTCGGAGTCGTACTCGTCGATTGCACAACTATCAACAAACTCACGCCTTAAAGCAGCAGGGGTATCGAGTGACTGACATTGCTCATCATCTAGGTATTGCCAAAAGGACTGCTTACCAGTATTTGTCCCACCCAGTCTTTCCTGAACATCAGCCCTATACCCGTAAAGTGCCTACTGTTATCGAACCTTACAAAGACTATCTTTACCAAGAGTGGATGGCTGGGCGACAGAATAGCCAACAACTATTTGAAGAAGTTCAAGAGCAGGGATTTAAAGGTAGTTATGGCACGGTTGCTCGATATACACGCCAACTCCATCAATTTAGCCCTCGCGACCCATCTAAACCGAAGGCTCGACCGGCAAGAGAGTCATTGAATAATTTACCTGGACGAGGGCCAAAACCAGCACCAGCAGGTGGGATTACACAACCAAAACCTCTGACACCCAAGAGCGCATCATGGTTGGTGATGCGTCACATGGATGAACTGACCGCTGAAGAGGAAGAAACCCTGACTCAGCTTAGTGGACAGCCCGAATTATCCGATGCGATTACGCTGACACAGAGTTTCTTGCTCTTGGTTCGTAAGCAGTTACCCCAGCACTTGGACAACTGGCTTGAACTGGCAAAGAATAGCACACTCAAACCATTCCAGAAGTTTGCTAAGGGGCTGATTGATGACTATGCGGCAGTCAAAGCGGGGCTGACATTAGAGGTTAGTAATGGGCCAGTTGAGGGGCTAAACAACAAACTCAAAATGCTCAAACGACAGATGTATGGTCGGGCAGGATTAGACCTGTTGAATAAACGCTTAACTCTGTCAAGCTAA
- a CDS encoding site-specific integrase, whose translation MLYPNFDSNKVDQIFLYFSSCGDTWFKDLLKHYVLAFIKQGSASSTLKTNFSHLRNFGCYLQKKGVFQMSDITREFMNMYWGKERSHLSNLSLTTNQTSLRLFLEWGNQANHFSTCSNLISSLFDTPKVFYNEPDPLEDSVLEAIRDNLHNLPEPLQLQFMLGAWLGARPGELCRLKKNCIVQKPDSWWLEFERDKNNDEHQLPLPQDFIRIIMHQQEYITDLFGEDYPYLFCHYQNIGLAGFPHYPRLKPIKRPPMVAARINPMVKAVRHLIKNHDIRDSNNNLAHFTGAILRPTRASELIANGYSLEFVRIWLKHRHQATTRRSYTRYPPGEMLDVATVMANINAKLYPYDTNPEVLRQNLEDLRQYPEMHELDVCNVN comes from the coding sequence ATGCTCTATCCTAATTTCGACAGTAACAAAGTAGATCAAATTTTTCTGTATTTCAGCTCCTGCGGAGACACATGGTTTAAGGATCTACTCAAGCACTATGTCCTAGCATTTATCAAGCAAGGTAGTGCATCAAGTACCTTGAAAACCAATTTTTCTCATCTGCGTAACTTTGGGTGTTATCTCCAGAAAAAGGGCGTCTTTCAGATGAGTGATATTACCCGAGAATTCATGAATATGTACTGGGGTAAGGAACGTAGCCATCTGAGCAATCTCAGTCTCACAACTAATCAGACTAGCTTGAGACTATTTCTGGAATGGGGAAATCAGGCAAATCACTTTAGCACCTGCTCTAATCTGATTTCCTCTCTATTTGACACCCCTAAAGTTTTCTATAACGAACCTGACCCACTAGAAGACTCAGTGCTGGAAGCCATCCGTGACAACCTTCATAATCTTCCTGAGCCACTTCAGCTTCAATTCATGCTGGGAGCTTGGCTTGGCGCTCGTCCGGGCGAGCTATGTCGTTTGAAGAAAAACTGTATTGTTCAGAAACCAGACAGTTGGTGGCTAGAGTTCGAGCGGGATAAAAACAATGATGAGCATCAGCTACCCCTGCCTCAAGACTTCATTCGCATCATCATGCATCAGCAGGAATACATTACTGATTTGTTTGGTGAAGACTATCCCTATTTGTTTTGTCACTATCAGAATATTGGACTGGCAGGTTTTCCCCACTATCCAAGGCTAAAGCCAATTAAGCGACCGCCAATGGTTGCAGCAAGGATTAACCCAATGGTTAAAGCTGTTCGTCATCTCATCAAAAACCACGATATTCGAGATAGTAACAACAACTTAGCTCACTTTACGGGTGCTATTTTGCGCCCGACCCGAGCATCTGAACTGATTGCTAATGGGTATAGTCTGGAGTTTGTCCGAATCTGGCTAAAACATCGCCACCAAGCAACAACAAGGCGCAGCTATACCCGCTATCCGCCTGGAGAAATGCTGGATGTAGCAACCGTCATGGCAAACATCAATGCAAAGCTTTATCCCTACGATACAAATCCTGAAGTGCTGCGCCAGAATTTGGAAGACTTACGCCAATATCCTGAGATGCATGAGCTTGATGTGTGTAATGTCAATTAG
- a CDS encoding tyrosine-type recombinase/integrase yields MAIVLDSCERLSDGTELMRWHLLDDNYQLVKPIERFLRFKQRGDTALGTLKTYSEKLKQFWAYLKLKELDWRDFNGRNHLSEFGYWYMTGKLLNAKESIGIDTLQTKRSERTVNLALTVITQFYEFHTAVGTIEEKHLRTYRRTRGKKRGGMLAGHFKESPVGMKTVHYREPKKYPGTLNPDQIGRLINACRSARDKLILWLLADTGMRIGELLGLHWSDLEWGKRTLKIVRRENPNQAYAKGQERELSIARLLQDYEFHALFSEYADKEYPHKIAQKFGHDMMFVVLHMGSPSYGQPLRPQNVNKLFDRLHKKTGIDVERIYPHLFRHSFATYQIREARKSGESKEDVAKAVQRQLGHQSIATTLDIYDHSFNEAELGNAIRRLTKE; encoded by the coding sequence GTGGCAATCGTTTTAGATTCTTGTGAACGGTTATCTGATGGAACAGAGCTGATGCGCTGGCATCTGCTCGACGACAATTATCAACTTGTCAAACCCATAGAAAGATTTCTGCGATTCAAGCAGAGAGGAGATACGGCTCTTGGAACACTCAAAACCTATAGCGAAAAACTAAAACAGTTCTGGGCTTACCTAAAACTGAAAGAGCTGGATTGGCGAGACTTCAACGGGCGCAATCATCTATCAGAATTTGGCTACTGGTATATGACTGGAAAACTCTTAAATGCCAAGGAATCAATAGGCATCGATACTTTGCAGACAAAGCGGAGTGAGCGCACAGTCAACTTAGCTTTAACCGTCATTACTCAGTTCTATGAGTTTCACACAGCAGTGGGAACTATTGAGGAGAAACACCTGCGAACTTACCGCAGGACCAGGGGTAAAAAGAGAGGTGGAATGCTGGCTGGTCACTTCAAAGAGTCACCAGTGGGCATGAAAACCGTACATTACCGAGAGCCAAAAAAGTATCCAGGCACATTAAATCCTGACCAGATTGGTCGTCTTATTAATGCCTGCCGCTCCGCTCGGGACAAGCTAATTCTGTGGCTGCTAGCCGATACGGGTATGAGAATTGGAGAACTACTTGGACTACATTGGTCAGATCTGGAATGGGGCAAACGGACACTCAAAATTGTGCGCCGAGAAAATCCTAATCAGGCTTATGCCAAAGGTCAAGAACGAGAGCTTTCAATTGCTCGACTGCTTCAGGATTATGAATTCCATGCTTTGTTTAGCGAGTATGCAGACAAAGAATATCCTCACAAAATTGCCCAGAAATTTGGACACGACATGATGTTTGTCGTGCTCCATATGGGTTCCCCCAGTTATGGTCAGCCGCTCCGTCCTCAGAATGTCAATAAGCTCTTTGACCGTCTCCACAAAAAAACAGGCATTGATGTGGAACGAATTTACCCTCACTTATTTCGTCACTCCTTTGCCACGTATCAGATTCGGGAAGCTAGAAAGAGTGGGGAGAGCAAAGAAGACGTTGCAAAAGCTGTACAACGCCAGCTAGGTCACCAATCCATTGCTACGACTTTAGATATCTACGACCATTCCTTCAATGAGGCGGAGTTAGGAAACGCAATACGGAGACTAACCAAAGAATGA
- a CDS encoding DUF6262 family protein: protein MKRQINRVWDEAERKKHGQQVRDRFARDRAEKLSYAKVAIDELIGQGITVSQNEVARKTGISVGFVNKHLRGEVEQARQRQRQMSQKHRTAVSVTSLEKDNERLKASNRRLQLELDKHRQINKELLAQVSKIVDLEDEVELLRSQNRELLAVWKVNQEKVVNLPTGNQPAHKNGVRKDNFSVLIQTELEALGIQLTSTLRKTMEAAHEETVVRAIEALKAALEKNDIRSPGGWLKRAIEGGWSQNERRQRQEKDPYPEGFKEWYEQAVKANFVLDIPIEHLNLDERNEPKVKINQPGIFGAPYRDLSWREAKIEMLNFHN from the coding sequence ATGAAGCGACAGATTAATCGTGTCTGGGATGAAGCAGAACGCAAAAAGCATGGACAGCAGGTGCGAGATAGGTTCGCCCGTGACCGAGCAGAGAAACTAAGTTATGCAAAAGTTGCCATTGATGAGTTGATTGGGCAAGGTATTACTGTCAGTCAAAATGAAGTGGCAAGAAAAACTGGAATCAGTGTTGGTTTCGTAAATAAGCATCTGCGGGGAGAAGTTGAGCAGGCAAGGCAGCGACAACGGCAAATGAGTCAGAAGCATCGTACAGCAGTCTCTGTAACCTCTTTAGAAAAGGATAACGAGCGCCTGAAAGCTTCTAACCGCCGCTTACAACTAGAACTGGATAAACATCGCCAGATCAATAAAGAGCTGCTTGCTCAAGTTTCAAAAATTGTAGATCTTGAGGATGAGGTTGAATTACTACGTTCTCAGAATCGAGAGTTGCTAGCAGTTTGGAAAGTAAATCAAGAGAAGGTGGTCAACTTACCAACTGGAAATCAGCCTGCACACAAAAACGGTGTTAGAAAGGATAACTTTTCTGTGCTGATTCAAACAGAGCTAGAAGCACTTGGGATTCAATTAACCAGTACACTACGCAAGACAATGGAAGCGGCGCATGAAGAGACTGTTGTTCGGGCCATTGAAGCTTTGAAGGCAGCTCTAGAAAAAAACGATATCAGGAGTCCTGGTGGTTGGCTTAAAAGAGCTATTGAAGGTGGTTGGAGTCAAAATGAAAGACGCCAGAGACAAGAAAAGGATCCGTATCCTGAAGGATTTAAAGAGTGGTATGAACAAGCAGTAAAGGCTAACTTTGTTCTAGATATTCCTATAGAACATCTAAACCTTGATGAACGAAATGAGCCAAAGGTGAAGATAAATCAACCAGGAATTTTTGGTGCGCCATATAGAGATCTGTCCTGGAGAGAGGCTAAAATAGAGATGCTAAACTTTCATAATTAG